From the Equus asinus isolate D_3611 breed Donkey chromosome 9, EquAss-T2T_v2, whole genome shotgun sequence genome, the window ATCCATGTAACCCATCCCTCTTTCAAGATATAGGACATTTCCATCTTTCACTGGGAATCTTCTTAATTGTATTTTCCagcttaattttaataattaggtGGGAAAATCTTCGTCTCCTCTTGATACAATATGCAGGGTAAACAATATAAAAAAGCACTATACCCAACGCTCTTTATGCTCGTGTATGCTAATGTGAATGACAGATAGTTTTAAGATTAATTTAGCTAGATTATTGCCGGTGAGCTGAAATAGTACTTTAAATGATGAAACATTGTAAAGCAtattaaacttaattttatttatttagtttataatTACTGCATAGCTGATCAAactgatttccatttttatgctacacatgtttattttcctttcactccattatatttaaaaattcttcaagtttattaaaaatgaaagataaagactAACCTTCAAGGATGAATTGAACCTcttacaaatcttttttttaatttagttaaatGCAAGGAAAAACACAATTCAGGGAAAAGATAGCATGATATGTGAGCAATCCTTAAAGAAAACTCTCAATTGATGAGAGAGATGCTGCAGCGAAGTTTGAGAAATAAAGGATTAGATGCTAAATACATTTGAAACCTCAAATGGTTGAGGAAGAAGACTGCCAGTCTTGCTAGATGCTTGTCAATGTTACCGATATTTTCCAAAGGActagttttttatttcattgctttttctctattatttttattttgaatttcattgatttcttctattatttttattatttacttcctcctgcttctccttcttgCTGTGggttattttcctcttcttttgctagATTCTTGAGGTGGGAGCTCAAAtgattgatttgagactttccctcttttctttcttttaaatatccaaactcacttttttttctcctgctttatctccccaaagccccctgtacacagttgtatatcttagttgcaggtccttctagttgtgggatccctcttttctaatgtatgcatttagtaacataaatttccctctctgcactgctttagctgtgtctTATAAATATTGATATGTTGTCTTTTAATTTCCAGTTCAGcttgatgtatttttttctgttttttttttttctgagtaagattagccctgagctaacatctgtgccagtctccctccactttagctgtgggtcaccaccacagcatggctgaggagaggtgtaggtccatgccagggatctgggcctgtgaacccaggctgctgaagtggagtgtattgaacttaaccactacaccacagggctggcccctggatgtatttttttaatttcccttgggACTTTGTCTTCACTCATGGATAGAAGTATGTTGTTTTGTTTCCAAGTGTTTGAAGATTTTCCTGTTATTGACTTTTaatttgattccattgtggttggagaacccATGTTGcgtgatttcaattcctttacaTTGTTTTAAGTTTATGCTATGGCCTTGTTTGTGTGGTATATGTTCtgtgagcatttgaaaagaatacgTATTCTGGTATTCTTGAGTGGGTGTTCTAGAAATATTGattagatcctgttggttgatggtggtgttgaattcttctgtatctttgctgattttctgtctagttgttctatcagttGTTGAAAgagagtgttgaagtctccaactttAATTGTgaatctatttctcccttcagttctatcagtttctgcttcacatattttttaactctgttgtttggtgtatacatatttaggattgctatgtcttcttccatcatcattatataatgtctcaCTCTGTTGTTTCTTTGTccatcaaacataatttaaaaaacacagaggagaatgaaattttattcaccatatttttatttactttcttctttcttgatgttccaagattctttttttttaaattgattcttTTATGTTtggagaacttcctttagccttTCTTTTAGGGCAGATctactagcaacaaattctcttccTGAAGGATATTGTATCTGGATATAGGACCCTGGGTTGGCAGTTCTTTTGTTTTAGCATTTGGAAActattgtgccacttccttctgacctctgtggtttctgatgagaaatctactcTCATTCATTGTTATTGACCTATGGATAATGTGTCAtttctctcactgctttcaacattttttccttttatttagttttcagaaattgGACTATGATATCTTTTGGTATGGATTTTTTTGATTTATCTTGTTTTGGATTTGTTTGGTGTCTTGAATCTCTGGGTatgtgtcttttgccaaatttgggaagttttctcttctctttctaggatTCCAGTGAGACAAATGTTAAATCTTTTTGTATTGTCTCAGAGATCCCTGAGGCTCTATTACTTTTTTTTACAGTCTATTTTCTCCCTGTCATTCAGATTGGGTAATATCTATTGTTCTGTCTTCTAATTCAatgattctttctttgtcccctCTGTTCTGTTAAgctcctccattgtgtttttcatttcaatgatTGTATTTGTAATTTATAAAATTCCCATTgatatttctttatatctttttatttttggctcaactttacatttctttgctgagactctactttttcatttgtttcaagcattTTTGTAATTTCTCATGGGAACATTTTTTGAagtccttttaaaaatctttgtcagataatgctaacatctctgccatgtGGGTGTTGGCATCATTTAATTGTCTATTTCATTCACTTTGATATCTTTGTGGTTCTTGGTATGACCCAGATATTACCTTCCTAGATGTGCGTGTGACCAAAAGGAACTCTTGCCCAAGTGCATGAGGAGATATATTCAAGAATGCTTATAGTAGCATTGTTCATAGTAACAAAACTCTTAGAGCAAAAACCAATGAACAGTAAAGTGAATTTAAAGGTAAAGGTGTATTTCTACAAAGGAATATTACAAAGCAGTATAAAGGAGGGAACTGCATTAACATGGGTGAATTCAATACCACAATGATTGAAAAAAGCAAGCCCATAGATGATCCATTCTAcatgaatccatttatataaatttcaaaagcagACAACACTGAACAATATATTATTTAGAGCTATATGCATATCTGTTgcaactataaagaagaaaaataataaaaaattcaggATAGTGGTTGATTTTCATGAGGATGGAAGATGTTATGGTGGAAGCACACAGGGATTCCAAAGTCTTGGCATTGTTCTAATTCTTAGGCTGGATAATAGGTACATGGGTGAactcttcattatttttattttaaattgcacaTATATATTGTATACACTTTCTTTGATGTTTAAtagatttcaaaatagaaaaaagtaaaaccaaaaaagCAATGTCTCTGGGATCAGGCtccctggattcaaatcctgatcCACCACTTAGTAGCTAAGTGGCCTTGGCAAGTTACTTCAATTCTGTATGCCCCAATTTGTTGATCTCTAAAATGAGGACACCAATTGTActattttttgaggattaaatgagatatgtgtaaagaatttagaaaatggCTAAGTGCATAGAAAgtgtgtaataataataatacattatatataacatataataagtttaataattattatttcccCCAAGATCTCCCTTCAAAAACATTAGGGCtcatttctaaagaaataaaaggaatttttctGGAGAACACTAGGACATTTGGTGGAGATTTTGGAATCCCAGAATAAAAGCTTTTGTATCCTGGCATTTGAAGAGCCACATCCTAAAAAGAGTTCTCTGCCCATTCATCACAATACATCCTAAAGTAAGGTCTGGTGTTTTACAGACCTGGCCCTGCACTGTCTCACACAGAGGACTCTGTCAGAATTTCCACTCAGGACAGGAACTTGGGTGCAGACCACCCTATCGTACAAAAGCAGAGAAGACTTTATAAAACAGCAACTCTTTCACAACAGCTACTCAGTTCTTCTTTCTTACAGATGAACAGATAATAATGGCTCACCAGACACAGGGAAACCAccacaacaaagaaaaacaaaaagagaaatggaacctGCAGGAAACAGATCATTCAGGAAATAAAGTGAACTTTGAAAATCTCAAGTGATCCTGTGGAAAAGACACAatcagataataaaaaaaaactcttaggGATTTAAATAtgatagtaaaattaaaaattcaatagaaataCTCAAAATAAAGTGAGGGACTCACTTTAAGTGAGGCTGTAGAAGGAAAaccaaagatataaaataaaagagaaatataagaaACAATTGACAATGCTCAATATCCAACAAGCACATGTCTCAGAAAAAAATAGCCAGATAAAGTTAGGAACACAATTATCAAGGAAATAATAGTAGAGATGAAATAATCCCAGATATAAAAAAGCATGAGTTGTTAGAATATATAAGACATCGAATggcatatataatacataaaacatCAGTGAAGTGAAAGAGCAAACTAAATGCATTTTCTCATGTGCAGAGATtcagaaagtttattttttgGGCGCCCTCTCTTAGGAAGCCATAGTTACTCTCCTACACATACATACTCTCTTAGTAAACATTCTATAGCAGGGAGagggaataaaataaaagaaaggaggagataaGGGATCTATCAAACAATGGACTCAACTAAGAGAAGAATGATGACAAGGTGACAGTTTTATGCACGATTAGAGATCATTTAGTCCAGACGGAAGCAGAAAGGTAAAGCACTTCAGGTAGGAAATATGTgaattcttgatttaaaaatatttgaagatatggTAAAGTGAATTGATGGAGTCTAAAATGGTGAATCTATTTGATCTTGATTCTAGGAACATTCTATTTTCAATGGCACGAGAGAAAAACTGTAAATCAAAAGAGCAGGAAATATAGTCCTTATCACTAAGTAATATGGCTCTGCAatgaacaatatattttattgtgataaaaaagaaaaaatatgcctccttaaccatttttaggggtacagttcagtagtattaagtatattcacataatTGTGAAATAGatctccaaaacattttcatcttgcaaattgGAAATTCTATACTCATTAAGCAAAAActtccattttcctcctcctAGTagttcctggtaaccaccattctgctttctgtttctatgaatttgaccacgTTAGAtactttatataagtggaatcatgcagtgtttgccTTTTCTctactggcttatttcacttagcatgaggtcctcaaggttcatccatgctgtagcatgtgatAAGCTTTCACTCCTTTTCAGGCGGAATAATATTCCAGTCTCTGTATATGCCTccttctgtttatccattcatccatagatggacatttgagttgcttctacctcttgcctattgtgaacagagctgctatgaacatgagtggaaaatatctctttgagaccctgccttcaattcctttggatctatgcccagaagtgggattttgctggatcatacagaggttgtatttaaaaaattttgaggaacctccatactgttttccgtagcagtcacaccattttacaatctcgccaacagtgcacaaaggtgtcaatttctccacatcctgaccaacacttgttattttctgttttttgatagtAATAATCCTAATGTTTgtcaagtgatatctcattatggttttgatttgcatttctctgatgattaatgatactgagcatcttttcatatttttgttggtatttcatctttggagaaatgtctattcaaaaatatctgtccattttttaatcagattacttgattttttttttttgaggaagattagccctgagctaacatctgccgccaatcctcctcttttctttttgctaaggaagactgactctgagctaacatctgtgcccatcttcctctactttatatgtgggacgcctcccacagcatggcttgacaagtggtgcataggttcgcacccagatccgaaccagcaaaccccgggccgcaaaagtggaatgtgcgaacttaaccactgcgccaccaggatggcccctggATTACTTCATTTTTTGttattaagttgtaggagttcatatatattctggatattagccTCATATCAGATATaggattctgaaatattttctcccattccagaagttgccttttcactctgttgattgtgttctttgatgcacaaaagtttttaagtttgaggtagtctcatttgtctatgtttggttttgttgcctatgcttttggtgtcacatccaagaaatcattgcaaaattcaatgtcatgaaggtttccccttatgttttcttctagaaatttattgtTCAATGAACAatattttgagaaagagaaatgcagcCCCTTACAGCTTGGAACTGACCTGACCCTCACAAGTAGGCCATGATCTTCTCCTGTTGAACATAAACAACTTCACAGAACAACATCATTAAAGGCCATTGTGACCCTGAaggaacaaaaccaaaataagatGATTTCATGATCATGCTTGAgcagagacaaaaacaaggacattgTACAAACAATAACCAAAACACCAAAGAGTCCCCTTTCCTGGCTATTATGAGTAAGTGCTGGTTTGTAAAAAGCCAATTACAGCTTTAACTTCACTCTGTTCTTCTCACCTCCtaaataaaattcattaagaTATCCAACCATAGAATTACCCCCACTCTCTGAAAGCATTCAATCCAGAGCTACCCCCACTTCCTTGAACCCTACCCCAAATCACTTAACACAAGCCCAAATCCTACAACTCCTTTGTAAGACCCTGTTACTAAGGTGACCTAAGGTTCCCCATGGTGTGCAGTCTCCCTCAGTACAAGTCTAAACCAAACTTTGTTCTGATATAGTGTGTTCCTGGTGATCTTTGGCTGCAAGGCCAAAGATAATACATGTGGTCattaaaagtgaatttttaatattgattttcaAGTTCTAAAACAGATCTATAGACAAAACAAGGAATTCTTAGCTATAGTTGTAGAGCCAAAAATGTGATCAACCTTGACTATATAGAAGTAAAAGTTCATTTGAGAGAGGTTTGAAAGTGTAAGGAAGAAACAAGTAGTAGGAAAAATAAgaattctattcttttctttcatacaaaaaagatcaaaagaaactgTTGTTAGTGGAACAATAAATGGAGGTTTCAGTTTGAGGAGAGAAGTACCAGAAAACAGTGAGCTTGCTATATGTGAAGGATGGATAAGAGAGGTTTTAAGTGTAGTAGTTACTAAACAATAATAGCAGGAGATTAATTGCTTAAAGTTTATGAAAAAAGTTACAAACATATTCTTTAGTTATAAGAAAGTAAATACAAAAAGAGCTAGAAAATAAAAGGCTTAAAAGTGCTTTCCAATGAGATACAATGAAAAACAGACGTACAGATGTTGGCAAGAATATGGAGGAACTGGTACCTCCAGACACTACTGATAGCAGTGTATGTggatacaaccactttggaaaatacttggaaatatcTACTAAAAGTGAACATGTACTTACTAAATAAGCAACAATTCCAcccctaggtatatactcaacaGAAATGTTTGCCAAAGACgcgtacaagaatgttcatagtagtaGTATTCAAACAGCCAAACCTTGCaccaacccaaatatccatctacAAGGGTaagaaattgtgaaatattcaTATAGTGGAACACCacacagcaatgagaatgaaaaactaaaattaaaagcagTGTCATGGATAAATGTcataaacataatgttgagtgaaagaagtcagacacaaaacaATTCATACTCTACCATTACACCTATATAAATTCAAAACGGGCAAAACTGTAGTATTGGAAGTCAGGGCATTTGTTACACTTGGGCTGGTAGTGATTTTTAAGGGGTAATTTTTATGGCCCCTAGAATGATGgtaatgtttcatttctttattaagATGCTGGTATGTTCACTTTCTGAAAATACATCGACTGAACATTAAAGATTTGTTcacttttctgtatatatgttataattcaataaaactggttaaaaaaaaaaaaagtttggggcccgccccgtggtggagcagttaagtttgcgagctctgcttctgcagccaggggtttcaccagttcgaatccttggcacggacatggcactgcttgtcaggccatgctgaggcagcatcccacatgccacaactagaaggacccacaactaagaatacacaattatgtaccggggggctttggggagaaaaaggaaaaaaattaaaaactcttagaaaaaaatgtttgctagTGCAGATGAGAGCTAAGAAAGAAGAGTAGATAGATTATTGCTTTTCATCATATTTTCTCACATATTACATTTATCATATGCATGTAAtgctttgaaaacaaaattaaagaaaacgatgtaaaaactttttatttttgctatttagCATCAAATATACTTAGAGTGCGATAAAACAGAAGGGATAGAatacagagaaaaacaattaaCCTTTGATTTTACTAAGAGAGTTCCTGGCAACGAAAATGCACAAGAGGAGCaaaaatttcaggaaaatgaGCAGCATGCATGGATTTGGAATGGCACTCTGCAAATAAACACGATGTCGAATTGAGTTTTCTAAAATTAGACAGGATAAAGTTCAATGGACATGTTCATCATGAAAGGGAAATCAAGGCTATACCTTAAGGTGAGATTTTTCTCCATTATGCTCTCAAATTCTGTATCTGGGGAAATTAGAGCTAAATGACATAACATGGTGCATCATAATCAAATCCTTAGGTGAATCCAAAGCTATTCCGAAACGTggagttttcctctatttcttggCCAGCGCTCTGGGGTGGGAGGTTGGGGAGAATGGGTTTCAAGAATTTGAACTCATTTGACTCAGAGCCTCCTGTCAGACATATCTCATACTGGTAACTGTGGGACAAGGTCCCAGTACCGGTAACGTCCACCAGGTGGCCCGGAAAGGGGCCCTCGGGCACTGAGCAGCGACCCAGCGACGcggccctgctcctcctgcacAGCCGCACCGCGACGAACAGCAGCACCGACAGGAGGAAGAGCGACGACACCGACGCCAGCGCGACGACCAGGTAGACGGTGAGCGGGTCGGCCCGCGCCTGCTCGGCCGCCGCCTCGGGCAGCGGCAGGTAGGGCTGGGAGAAGCCGTCCACCAGCAGCACGTGCAGCGTGACGCTGGCCGAGCGCGGCGGCTCGCCATTGTCCCTGACCTGCACCAGCAGCCTGTGCTTGGGCGCGTCGCGCTCGCTCAGCAGCCTGGCCGTGCGCACCTCGCCGTTGTGCGGCCACACGCCGAACAGCCCGGGCTCCGTGGCCTTGAGCAGCTGGTACGACAGCCAGGCGTTCTGGCCCGAGTCGCCGTCCACCGCCACCACCTTGGTCACCAGGTAGCCCGCCTCGGCCGCCCTGGGCACCAGCTCGGTGCAGGGCGCAGAGCCGTTCTGCAGCGGGTACAGCACGAAGGGCGAGTTGTCGTTGGCGTCCAGCACCAGCACGCGCACCCGCGCCTGGCTGCTCAGCGCCGGCGAGCCGCGGTCCGTGGCGCCCACGCCGAACTCGAAGGCCTGCAGGGCCTCGTAGTCCAGCGACCTGAGGGCGAACAGGTGGCCGTTGTCGGCGTTGATGGACACgagggaggccaggggcaggtGCGGGTCTTGGGGCGGCAGCAGCGAGTAGGTGAGCTGGGCGTTGGCGCCTGCGTCTCTGTCCGTGGCGCTGACGCTGCCGATGTGCAGGGCGGGGCTGTTGTTCTCGCGGACCCAGAGGGTGTAGGAGGTTTGGGTGAAGGCCGGGGCGTTGTCGTTGACGTCGGAGACCAGGACGGTTATGTTGTGCTCGGTTTTTAGCCTGGGTGTCCCCAAGTCGGTGACCGTGATAGTGATGTTGTACTCCGCCCGGCTCTCTCTGTCCAGTGGCCTCTCTGTCACTAGGGTGTAAAAGTTCTTGAATGTGGGTTTCAAGAGAAAGGGGAGGTCATTCTGGATGGAGCAAAGCATCCTTCCGTTGTCCCCGGAGTCTGGATCAGAAACACTGAAAACAGCAACTACAGTCTCTGGGGAGTTTTCTGGGGTAGAGCTGGCCAGCGTCGACATGGTCAGTTCAGGGGCGTTGTCGTTCACATCCACCACCTCTATCGCTACCGTGCATTTCCCGGAAAGGCCCCCGCCGTCTGTGGCTGCAATCTCCACGGTGTAAGATTGAGTTGCCTCGAAATCCAAAGCCCTTTTCAGACGAATTTCTCCTGTTATTTCGTCTATTACAAATGGTTGAGTAATTTCATTGCCTTGTAATAGAGCGTAGGCTACATTTCCATTCGTTCCTGCATCTAAATCTCTGGCGGAGACAGCGACAACTAAGGAGTTTAGGGGGCTGTTCTCCGGGACCTGTACCTCATAGAAGGACTGTAAAAACTCAGGGGCATTATCATTGATGTCCACGACTTCAATGCGGACTGCAATGGTGCCGGACCTGGGCGGAGCCCCACCGTCCAGTGCCGTGAGGGTTAAACTGAGCTCGGACTGCTCTTCCCGATCCAGCGCTTTGTCCAGCACCAGCTCTGGGTATTTTCTGCCATCTCCGCGATTATGAGTGACGACATGAAAATGAGAGTTGGGGCTGATTGTGTAGTTCTGAACAGCGTTGCTACCTATGTCAAAGTCCTGTGCTATTTTCAAAGGAAACACAGTCCCTGGCCGGACGATTTCTGGAATTTTTAGGAGCATTTCCCTTTCCAGGAACTCTGGAGAATGGTCATTTATATCTGTGAGCTGCAGATCAGCTTCAAAGAACTGCACTGGCTTTTCCAGTAATAGTTGGAAATGCAGTATACAAGGATCTGTCGCCCCGCACAGCACCTCCCGGTCTAGTTTTTTATACAGAAGCAAATTCCCGGTCTTTATATCCAGCTGCAAGAGCTGTTTGTTTCCTTTGTAATGGATTCGCGCGCCCCGAGTGGCCAGTTcccccaccctgagccccaggtCTTTTGCCATGTTGGCCACAAAGGAgccactttctgtttcttctggcaTGGAATACCTAATTGCTTCAGAGCCAGCCTCCCACAAAAGCAACAATATAGCAAGAAAGAGAACTTGCCTTTTCCATGGCGTTTTCGTTAGCGCAGTCTCCATTGTTCAGATCCGACCCAAGGAGGTGCAGTTTCTTCAACTCCGGTATAAAATCAACCCAGATGATTTGTTAAATAACCTCAAATTAGATCTTTCTGAAACACTTGCACTAGAATGATGCCCTCTCTGAAGATCCCTGCCCCTAGATCTCACCTAAAACGCTTCCTTCTTCTAGGAAGCATTCAGAGTTCTGATTCCCAGCTTAATGGCGTCCCGGGCATGCACAGCGCCCTTCATTCAGAATCCTAGCCTGCAGCGCCACCAGGCGTCCTTATTTACTATTGCATACAGTATTTGCCGTTTCCTTCCAAACTATAACTCTGATGTATATCAATATCCTTTTAAGTCACAGAAGTGTCCCCCATCGTATCTCCAATTCTTAGTTACTGGAAGttctaaataaacattttctgagtTAGATTTCAGTGAAAGAATACTTTTCAGAACAAACTAAAATGATATATTAGTATTCCTCATAAAAGTATCTTTGAATATGCAAAGAAACTTTCTCTTGTGGGTCTCTTACTTGTTTATATTCAAGAAATAAATGATaatggatgttttaaaaaatttacaattttacgaaaatgatttttattttgaaatatatatcaGAAAAAGGCACAAATCAAAGGTGTacaactcaatgaattttcaccaAGTGAACACGTTCCTATGAGCAGaacacaaattaaaactaaaatgttaCCAAAACCCTAGAAGCCTTTTCCCGTCATTGTCTGGTCGCTAGCTTCCCCGCTAAAGGTAAGCACCCTTCTGAATTCTATCATAAAGGGTTTTTTCGTCTTTTTTCTGAACTTTTGTACAAATGGAGTTATAGAGTATTACTCCttcgtgactggcttctttcactcaagaTTACGTTTGTAAAATTCATCTGTTGCACATTgtcctaatttattttattctcctggctttgtattctattgtatgacTATACTAcgacttgtttatccattctccagttgatggacattgggttttCCAGTTGGGGGATATTTTattagtgctgctatgaacattcttggacATGTCTTTCGATGTGTATCTGTGCATTTATGTTGAATATATTCCTAGGAGTTAGATTGCTGTATGTTAAGATGTGCACCTATATTCAGCTTTAGCAGATATTGCAAAACAGTTATCAAATGAAGTTTTATCCAAAccagcaaagaatgagagttccagtttctccatattcttATCAACATTTGatactgtcttttaattttaaccaCTGTGGTGAtatcatattgtaactttgatTGGCACTTCTCTGAAGATTAATTAAATTGAGCACACTttttgcatgtttatttgtcattagggTACATTTCaagtcttttgtctatttttctatttagggcatttgccttttttttctcatCAACCTTTAGAAGTTCTacttatatattctgggtataaGTACTTTTTTAGAagtatgtattgcaaatatcttctcccactctgtggttTGGATTTTAACTCTCTTATGGTATCTTTGATGAACAAACTTCTTAACTTTAATTTAGCCTAATTTGTCAATACTTTTAATTTGTGGTTAGGATTTTTGTGTTCTCTTTAAATCTTTGCATACTCCaaggtaatgaaaatattcttgtatggtatttttgaaaaattacttgACTTCTCACATTTAGAACTATAATCttcctgaaattaattttttatatgaatGAGGTTAgggtcaaaattatttttttcatataaacatCCAAATGACTTTGCACCACCTATTGAAAAGATCCATTCGCCTTTGTTTCTGAAGTGTCATTTTGTCATAAATCAGATGACCATAGGTCTGCTCAAGactcttattttcaatttttctcttcatttatcctGCAATACCATATTGTCTTATTTATTATAGCTTTATGATGGGTTTTATTATCTGATAGATAAGtcctccagttttattctttttcttcaaaattgctttggttattattgttcctttgtatttctgtataaGCTTTAGATTCAGCTTGTCAATTTTCATACAAAAATCTGctgaaattttaagattttactgCATCTATAGATGCAATTGGAGAGAATTGACATATTCCCAACATTGAGTCTCCCAACTATTTAACATTAtatatctttctctttatttagatctttaactTGTCTCcgtaatattttatatttttcagtggaGAAGTCTTAGGcatattgttagattttttttctagatattGGTATTTTTGAAACTACTGTAAATGATacctgaaattttaaatttcctggttttgtggctatatagaaatacaatttatatttg encodes:
- the PCDHB5 gene encoding protocadherin beta-5, which gives rise to METALTKTPWKRQVLFLAILLLLWEAGSEAIRYSMPEETESGSFVANMAKDLGLRVGELATRGARIHYKGNKQLLQLDIKTGNLLLYKKLDREVLCGATDPCILHFQLLLEKPVQFFEADLQLTDINDHSPEFLEREMLLKIPEIVRPGTVFPLKIAQDFDIGSNAVQNYTISPNSHFHVVTHNRGDGRKYPELVLDKALDREEQSELSLTLTALDGGAPPRSGTIAVRIEVVDINDNAPEFLQSFYEVQVPENSPLNSLVVAVSARDLDAGTNGNVAYALLQGNEITQPFVIDEITGEIRLKRALDFEATQSYTVEIAATDGGGLSGKCTVAIEVVDVNDNAPELTMSTLASSTPENSPETVVAVFSVSDPDSGDNGRMLCSIQNDLPFLLKPTFKNFYTLVTERPLDRESRAEYNITITVTDLGTPRLKTEHNITVLVSDVNDNAPAFTQTSYTLWVRENNSPALHIGSVSATDRDAGANAQLTYSLLPPQDPHLPLASLVSINADNGHLFALRSLDYEALQAFEFGVGATDRGSPALSSQARVRVLVLDANDNSPFVLYPLQNGSAPCTELVPRAAEAGYLVTKVVAVDGDSGQNAWLSYQLLKATEPGLFGVWPHNGEVRTARLLSERDAPKHRLLVQVRDNGEPPRSASVTLHVLLVDGFSQPYLPLPEAAAEQARADPLTVYLVVALASVSSLFLLSVLLFVAVRLCRRSRAASLGRCSVPEGPFPGHLVDVTGTGTLSHSYQYEICLTGGSESNEFKFLKPILPNLPPQSAGQEIEENSTFRNSFGFT